The region GTAACCGGTCTCAGCGCCCCCTACAGCGTGAAGGATAAAAAAGATGAGCGAAATATTGTCAGTAAAAGAGAAGATCGGCTACGGCATGGGAGACGCCGCCAGCCACATCATTTTTGATAACGTAATGCTTTATATGATGTTTTTCTACACCGATATTTTCGGCATTCCCGCCGGGTTCGTCGGTACCATGTTCCTGCTGGCGCGCGCGCTGGATGCGATCTCCGACCCGTGCATGGGGCTGATTGCCGACCGCACCCGCAGCCGCTGGGGCAAGTTCCGTCCGTGGATTTTGTTCGGCGCGATCCCGTTCGGCATCGTCTGCGTGCTGGCCTACACCACGCCGGACCTCAGCCTCAACGGCAAAATGGTTTACGCCGCTGTTACCTACACCCTGCTGACCCTGCTCTATACCGTGGTCAACATTCCCTACTGCGCGCTGGGCGGCGTGATCACCAGTGACCCGACGCAGCGTATCTCCCTTCAGTCCTGGCGCTTTGTGCTGGCGACCGCGGGCGGCATGCTCTCCACGGTGCTGATGATGCCGCTGGTGAACCTGATTGGCGGCGACGATAAGGCGTTCGGCTTCCAGGGCGGGATCGCCGTGCTGTCGGTGGTCGCGTTCCTGATGCTGGCGTTCTGCTTCTTTACCACCAAAGAGCGCATCCAGGTTCCGCCGAGCACCACCTCCATGCGGGAAGACCTGCGCGACATCTGGCACAACGATCAGTGGCGCATCGTCGGGGTGCTCACCATCCTCAACATCCTCGCCGTCTGCGTGCGCGGCGGGGCGATGATGTACTACTGCACCTGGATCATGGGCTCGCCGGAGGTGTTCGTCGCCTTCCTCACCACCTACTGCGTCGGCAACCTGATCGGCTCCGCGCTGGCGAAGCCGCTCACCGACTGGAAATGCAAGGTCAGCATCTTCTGGTGGACCAACACCGCGCTGGCGGTGGTCAGCGTGGCGATGTTCTTCGTCCCGATGCACGCCACCGTGCTGATGTTCGCCTTTATCTTCGTCATCGGCGTGCTGCACCAGCTGGTGACGCCGATCCAGTGGGTGATGATGTCCGATACCGTCGACTACGGCGAATGGACTAACGGCAAACGCCTGACCGGCATCAGCTTTGCGGGCACGCTGTTCGTGCTGAAGCTCGGCCTGGCGCTGGGCGGAGCGATGATCGGTTGGATGCTGGCAGGCGGCGGCTACGACGCGGCAGCCAAAACCCAGAACAGCGCGACCATCAGCATCATTATCGGCCTGTTTACCCTGGCTCCGGCGGTCTGCTACGTGCTGAGCGCCATCATCGCTAAACGCTACTACACGCTGAAAACCCCTTTCCTGACCAAAATCCTGGGCGAGCTGGCGCAGGGCGCGCGCCGCAACCAGCAGGAATTTGAAAACCTGCCGGTCAGCAAAGAATTACAGAACTAAGAGGACGAGAGCATGAAAATCAGTGATGGAAACTGGCTTATTCAACCGGGCCTGAACGTGACGTATCCGGTTCAGGTGTTCGACGTGGAGCAGCAGGGCAACGATCTGGTGGTGTTTGTTGCGCCGCGCGACGTGCGCGAGCGCACCTGGCAGCTCGACACGTTGATGTTCACGGTGCGCCTGTTTTCCCCGCAGGAAGGGATTGTCGGGGTGCGCATTGAGCATTTCCAGGGCGCGCTGAATAACGGCCCGCACTATCCGCTGAACGTTCTGAAAGACGTGAAGGTAGAGATTGAAAACAACGCCGATTTTGCCGAGCTGAAAAGCGGAAGCGTCAGCGCGCGCGTCACCAAAGGTGAGTTCTGGGCGCTGGATTTCCTGCGCAACGGCCAGCGCATTACCGGCAGCCAGCTGAAAAACAACGGCTACGTGCAGGACAGCAACGCCGATCGCAATTACGTATTCGAACGTCTGGATCTGGGCGTGGGGGAAACGGTCTACGGTCTGGGCGAGCGCTTTACCGCGCTGGTGCGCAACGGTCAGACGGTCGAAACCTGGAACCGCGACGGCGGCACCAGCACCGAGCAGTCCTACAAAAATATCCCGTTCTACCTGACCAACCGCGGCTACGGCGTGCTGGTGAATCATCCGGAAAACGTCTCGTTTGAAGTCGGCTCCGAGAAGGTCTCCAAAGTGCAGTTCAGCGTGGAAGGGGAATATCTCGAATACTTCGTGATCGACGGCCCGACGCCGAAAGAGGTGCTGAACCGCTATACGCAGTTTACCGGGCGTCCGGCGCTGCCGCCTGCCTGGTCGTTCGGCCTGTGGCTGACCACCTCGTTCACCACTAACTACGACGAAGCGACGGTAAACAGCTTTATCGACGGCATGGCCGAGCGCGACCTGCCGCTGCACGTGTTCCACTTCGACTGTTTCTGGATGAAGGCCTTCCAGTGGTGCGACTTTGAGTGGGACCCGGTGACCTTCCCGGACCCGGAAGGGATGATCCGCCGCCTGAAAGAGAAAGGGCTGAAGGTCTGCGTGTGGATCAACCCGTACATCGGCCAGAAATCCCCGATCTTCCGGGAGCTGAAAGAGAAGGGCTACCTGCTCAGGCGCCCGGACGGCTCCCTGTGGCAGTGGGACAAATGGCAGCCGGGGCTGGCGATTTATGACTTCACCAACCCGGAGGCGTGCCGGTGGTATGCTGACAAGCTGAAAGGCCTGGTGGACATCGGCGTCGACTGCTTCAAGACCGACTTCGGCGAGCGTATCCCGACGGACGTGCAGTGGTTCGACGGGTCCGATCCGCAGAAGATGCACAACCACTACGCCTACATCTATAACGAGCTGGTGTGGAACGTGCTGAAAGAGACGGTGGGTGAAGAAGAGGCGGTGCTGTTTGCCCGCTCCGCGTCCGTCGGTGCACAGCAGTTCCCGGTGCACTGGGGCGGCGACTGCTACGCCAACTATGAATCGATGGCCGAAAGCCTGCGCGGCGGGCTGTCGATTGGCCTGTCCGGCTTCGGGTTCTGGAGCCACGATATCGGCGGGTTCGAAAACACCGCTCCGGCGCACGTCTACAAACGCTGGTGCGCGTTCGGGCTGTTCTCCAGCCACAGCCGCCTGCACGGCAGCAAATCCTACCGCGTGCCGTGGGCGTACGATGACGAGTCCTGCGACGTGGTGCGCCACTTCACGCAGCTGAAGTGTCAGCTGATGCCGTATCTGTATCGTCAGGCGGCGCTGGCGCGCGAGTTTGGCACGCCGATGCTGCGGGCGATGATGCTGGAGTTCCCGGACGATCCGGCGTGCGATTACCTCGACCGTCAGTACATGCTGGGGGATTCGTTGATGGTGGCGCCGGTGTTTTCCGAGGCGGGCGACGTGCAGTTCTACCTGCCGGAAGGACGCTGGACGCACCTGTGGCACAACGACGAAATTCAGGGTAGCCGCTGGCATAAGCAGCAGCACGATTTCATGAGCCTGCCGGTCTACGTGCGCGACAACACGCTGTTGGCGCTGGGCAGCAACAACCAGAAGCCGGACTACGCGTGGAATGAGGGGACGGCCTTCCAGCTGTTTAACCTGGACGACGGCGCAACGGCGGTGAGCGAAGTGCCTGCGGCGGACGGCTCCGTGGCGTATACGCTGAAGGCGTCACGTCGGGGCGACATCGTGACCTTTACCGGTGCGGGAGACGCACAAAACTGGTCGGTGTGCTTGCGCAACGTGCAGAAGGTGAACGGCGTGAAGGGCGGTTCACACGAGGGCAGCGAGTGGGGTGTGGTGGTGAAAGCGGAGGGAAATGAGGTGGTGGTTCACTTCTGAGCTGGAAAAATGCCCGGTGGCGCTTAGCTTACCGGGCCTACGATAATTATGCGGTCTGGTGCCCTCACCCTGACCCTCTCCCACAGGGAGAGGGAACAAACATCAAAAACGGCAACAGGGTTGCCGTTTTGCATTTACCTTGCGCCACCCGGCTTGTTTATTGCACCGGTGTTGAAACCACTCCGCCCGTCATCGTCTGCTGTACCTGCTGTTTATCCATATTCACCGCGTTCATCTTGCCGTTCACCGTTGGCTTCAACGGGGCATTTGCCTGCACGCTGCCGCTGGCGGTGAGCTGAATATTGCCGTCGCCCGTAATCGGCAGCGCAGGCCAGCCCCACTGCTGCAGCACGTTGAGCGGCACGCCGCGCCCGTTCAGGCTCACCGTAGTCTGCCGCTGCGGAAGCTGTGAAACCGTCGCCGTTGCTTCAAGAATACCTTTCTCGGTAAAGGCGCTAAGGTCGGTAATGTTCACCGTGGCGGCGTTCGCATTCAGCGCCAGCGACGGACGACGCACGTCCACGCGGTTAAAGGTCGCCGCCGCGCCGTTCAGGGTTGCGCTACCGCCCCAGATGCCCCACTGGCGATCTTTCACCAGCTGCAGGTTTGCGCCATAGCCATCCAGAGAGGTGATCTGCCACGGGAAGGCAGGATCGATGTCGATCACCAGGTTACGGCTCAGGCCGAATTTTTGCAGCGTGACGCTGTTCAGCCATTCCGGCAGAGGCTCCATCCACAGCGTTTTCCAGTTCTGCGGCAGGGTGTATTCCAGCCCGGCGATGGCAACATCGTCCAGCACCAGCGCTTTGCCATCGCGCAGCCAGTTACCGGACGTGCGCACCATGCCGCCTTCCCAGCGGGAGGTGAACTGACGCAGCGCCATGCCCTGCGGGGAAAACTCCGCATTCAGGATCGGGTCGAAAAGATGCAGCGAGCCGTAGATAAACTCGCTGGCGTTCATGGACAGGCGGCCTTCCTGGCTCTGCCAGTCGCCTTTGCTGAGAGTCAGGTTGCGCAGGCTTAAATCGAGATCGGTCACCGCCCAGTCCGGGCCCTGAAGCCGGGCGTCGGTCACGTCCAGACGACCAATTTGCAGAGAAGGGGTGGAGGCCAGCGGCGCAAAGAACGCCATTAGCGTTTTATCGCTCTGCAGGCGGATCTCATTCAGGCGCATGGTGTCGATAATCCAGCTCCCGTCGGCGTTGCGCAGGGCGGAGCCGGTGAGCGAGCCGCGGGCCATGTCGGCGCCAATCGTTTTCAGCACCACTTCCCTGCCGTTAAGCTGGCCCTCGATCAGCACGTTGGTTGCCGGTACGCCGTTCAGGGTCAGCGAGCCTGCGCTCATCTGAATCTGCGCGTTGTTCCCCAGCACGTTGCCCGCTTCCGGCTGCCACGGGCTGACGCCGCCCGTGACCTTTTGCGCGCTCAGGTCCCATTCGGTATTCGGGCTGTTAAAGGCCATGTTGTTCAGCTGCAGGCGATCCGCCTGGAAAGGCAGCGGTGCCGTTTGAGGCGAGAGATTCAGCGTGCCGTCGAACAGGGTGATGGTGTCCATATGCAGCGGATCGGTTATCTGGCGGCTGCTCAGGCCGATATCGACTTTTTTGGCAACCAGCGTGGCGGGTTTACCGTCCCGACCGAAGGTGACGTTTTCCAGAATGATGTGGGAAGGCGACGAAAAGCGGTGATTCATCTTGTCGAAACTGAGTTCGTAGTCGGTATTCACCGTCACCCAGCTGCTGACCTGAGACGCGCCCCAGCGGGTCTGGAGCAGAATATAGAGCGCCAGCATCACAATGAGCAGGGCTACCAAAAGATAGACGAGTAGCTTTCCAATAAATTTCATGGTCTTCCATCCCGCAAAACGCACATAAGGGAGTTATGCACGATTTATGCGCAATCCTCAAGGCGGGAATGGTGTAATTAGATGTCACGGCAGGCATTGACTACCTGCCGTGAAGATGATCAGTTCTTTTCAGGCGGGAAAACGAGGTTCAGAACGATAGCGGTGATACCGCCCGCGGCAATGCCGGAAGAGAGCAGGTTTTTCACCCAGTCAGGCGCAAACTGCAGGATCAGCGGCTGCTGGGACACGCCCAGGCCAACGGCCAGCGACAGCGCGATAATCATGATCGCGCGGCGGTTCAGCGGCTCGCGGGAGACGATACGCACGCCGGAGGCCGCGATAGTGCCGAACATCACCAGCGTTGCGCCGCCCAGCACAGGCTCAGGGATATGCTGCACAAAGCCGCTTACCGCCGGGAACAGGCCGAGAACGATCAGCATCAGCGCCACCACAAAACCGACGTAGCGGCTGGCAACGCCGGTCAGCTGGATCACGCCGTTGTTCTGACCGAAGCAGGAGTTCGGGAAGGTGTTGAATACCGCAGAGACAAACGAGTTCAGGCCGTTCGCCAGCACGCCGCCTTTGAGGCGCTTCATGTACAGCGGGCCGGACACCGGCTGCTCGGAGACGTCCGAGGTGGCGGTGATATCACCGATGGTCTCCAGAGAGGTGATCATAAAGACCAGCATCAGCGGCAGGAGCAGGCCCCAGTCAATGCCCAGTCCGTAGTACAGCGGCGTAGGAACGACGATCAGCGCGCTGTTGGTCGGCGCGGTGTTCTCCGGCAGCATGCCCAGCGCCCACGCCAGCAGGTAGCCCGCCGCCATGGCGATCACCAGCGAGGCGACGCGCAGGTAAGGATTTCGCTGACGGTTAAGCAGAATAATGATCGCCAGCACGACACCCGCCAGCAGCAGGTTTTTCGGCGCGCCGAAGGTGTGGTCGCTCATTGCGGCATAGCCGCCGCCGATGGACGTCAGGCCCACCTGGATCAGCGACAGGCCGATAATCATCACGACCACGCCGGAAACCAGCGGGGTGATGACGCGGCGAGCCAGATGCAGAACGCGGGAGATCACCATCTCCGTACAGCTGGCCAGCATCAGCGTGCCGAACAGCGCCGCCATCATGGTCGGAACATCCGCACCGCCGGTTTTCAGCGCCGTACCGCCCATGATCAGCGGTGCCACGAAGTTAAAGCTGGTGCCCTGAATCGACAATAATCCCGACCCCACCGGACCCCACGCTTTAATTTGAATAATCGAGGCCACGCCGGAGGCGAAGAGAGACATGCTGATAATGTGCTGCGTGTCCTGCGCCGGTAAACCGAGCGCCTGGCAAATCAGCAGCGCCGGGGTGATCACCGCAACAAACATTGCCAGAAGATGCTGGCAGGCGGCGAAAAGCGTTTGCGGCAGCGGCGGGCGGTCTTCAAGGCGGTAAATCAGTTCGCTATTTTGCTTCTGCGCAATCGGTTGCGCATCGGGCGACTCTATGGTGTTAACGGACATCGGCGGCAATCCCACGGTGGAAAAGCGGGCATTTTATCTGACCACCTGGTAAAAGCAAACGATTGCCAGCAAAAAAAGGGAAGAAAATCTGCTGCTGTGAGCAGGTTTTCTACAACGCGTGGGGAAAAAAAATTACACTTTTTGCGCCGGGAGCTCATGAAGAGCGCAACCCGGCCCAGGATAACGCCGCGTGTGTATGGAACACGCGCATTACAGGAGCCTTTTATGATTCATCTCGATACGTTGTCGACCCTTGTTGCCGCAACGCTGGTTCTTCTGCTTGGTCGCAAGCTGGTACATAGCGTTTCCCTTCTGAAGAAATACACCATTCCTGAACCTGTCGCCGGTGGCCTGCTGGTGGCGCTGGCCCTGCTGATACTGAAAAAAAGCATGGGCTGGGAAATCGATTTTGATATGTCCCTGAAAGATCCGCTGATGCTGGCCTTCTTTGCCACTATCGGCCTGAACGCCAACCTGGCGAGCCTGCGCTCGGGCGGTAAGGTGCTCGGCGTATTCCTGATTGTGGTGGTGGGGCTGCTGCTGATGCAAAACGCCATTGGCATCGGCATGGCAACGCTGCTGGGGCTGGATCCGCTGATGGGATTGTTGGCGGGGTCGATTACCCTTTCGGGCGGTCACGGAACCGGGGCCGCGTGGAGCAAGCTGTTCATCGAGCGCTACGGGTTTGAAAATGCGACGGAAGTGGCGATGGCCTGTGCGACCTTTGGCCTGGTTCTGGGTGGCCTGATTGGCGGCCCGGTGGCGCGGTATCTGGTTAAGCACTCCACCACGCCGAACGGCAGGCCTGACGATGAGCTGGTGCCGACCGCGTTCGAAAAGCCGGACGTCGGGCGCAGCATTACCTCGCTGGTGCTGATTGAAACTATCGCGACGATCGCCATCTGCCTGACCGTGGGCAAAGTGGTTGCGCAATGGCTGGCGGGTTCCGCATTTGAACTGCCGACGTTTGTCTGCGTGCTGTTTATCGGGGTGATCCTGAGCAACGGTCTGGCGCTGATGGGCTTCTACCGCGTGTTTGAACGGGCGGTATCGGTGCTCGGCAACGTCTGCCTGTCGCTGTTCCTGGCGATGGCGCTGATGAGCCTCAAGCTGTGGGAACTGGCTTCGCTGGCGCTACCGATGGTGGCGATTCTGGCGGTACAGGCGCTGTTTATGGCGCTGTACGCCATGTTCGTGACCTGGCGCATGATGGGCAAAAACTACGATGCGGCGGTGCTGGCGGCGGGTCACTGCGGGTTTGGTCTGGGGGCCACTCCAACGGCTATCGCCAATATGCAGGCGATCACAGAACGGTTCGGGCCATCGCACATGGCGTTTCTTGTGGTCCCGATGGTTGGCGCATTCTTCATTGATATCGTCAACGCGCTGGTGATTAAGCTGTATCTGATGCTGCCGATGTTTGCCTGAAATCAGGCGTTGGAATAGCGCTCGGTTTCCGGCATCCAGCGCTCAATTAACGCTGCCGCCTGTTCGGGGTAGCGTTCATGAATATGGCGAGCCAGGCGCTGAACTTCTGGGATCATGGCCTGATCGCGCAGTAAATCCGCTACTTTGAATTCCGCGTTACCCGTCTGACGCGTGCCCAGCAGTTCGCCCGGGCCGCGGATCTCCAGGTCTTTTTGCGCAATCACAAAACCGTCGTTGCTGTCGCGCAGCACCTGAAGACGCATCTGGGCCGTTTTGGAAAGAGGCGCTTTGTAGAGCAGAACGCAGTGGGACGCAACCGCGCCACGGCCGACGCGCCCGCGCAGCTGGTGGAGCTGGGCAAGGCCGAGACGCTCCGGGTTTTCGATGATCATCAGGCTGGAATTCGGGACGTCCACGCCGACTTCGATCACCGTGGTGGCGATCAGCAAATGCAAATCACCCTGTTTGAACGACTGCATCACCGCCTGTTTTTCGGCGGGCTTCATGCGTCCGTGAACCAGACCCACGTTCAGCTCCGGCAGCGCCAGCTTAAGCTCTTCCCACGTGGCTTCGGCAGCCTGCGCTTCCAGCAGTTCAGATTCTTCAATCAGCGTACAGACCCAGTAAGCCTGACGCCCTTCCTGGGTGCAGGCGTTGCGCACGCGGTCAATGATATCGCTGCGGCGCGTGTCGGGAATGGCGACCGTGGTGACCGGGGTACGGCCCGGCGGCAGTTCGTCGATGGTGGAGGTATCCAGATCGGCGTACGCTGTCATCGCCAGGGTGCGCGGGATCGGCGTGGCGGTCATGATCAGCTGATGCGGGTGGAAGCCCTGCTGCAGGCCTTTTTCCCAGAGCGCCAGACGCTGATGTACGCCGAAGCGGTGCTGCTCGTCGATAATTACCAGCGCAAGACCGTTAAACTGCACCTGCTCCTGGAAGATGGCGTGCGTGCCGACAATCATCTGCACCTGCCCGCTGGCAATAGCCTCCTGTTGCGCAAGGCGAGCTTTGCCTTTTTGCTTCCCGGCAAGCCAGCCCACTTCAATCCCGAGCGGCGCAAACCAGGCGCGGAAATTGTTGGCGTGCTGTTCGGCCAGCAGTTCGGTTGGCGCCATCAGCGCCACCTGCTTACCGTGGGCAATCGCGCGCAGGGCCGCCAGGGCGGCAACCAGCGTTTTACCGGAGCCCACGTCGCCCTGCACCAGGCGCATCATCGGCACGTCGAGCGCCATATCGCGTTCAATCTCGGCGGTGACGCGCGCCTGCGCGCCGGTGGGTTTAAACGGCAGAGAGGCCAGCAGCTTATCTTTGAGCTCATCACGAGGGCTTAAGGGCTGGGCGTGGAAACGCTGCGCGCCCGCGCGAAGCGCCAGCATGCTCAGGTTATGTGCCAGTAATTCCTCAAGGATAAGACGCTGTTGGGCGGGGTGTTTGCCGCTTTCTAAATCGCTGAGCTGCAGCGTTGGCGGCGGTCGATGCAGGGTTCGCAGCGCCTCGGGCAGGCTCATCATGCCCTGCGCCAGCTCGGGCGGCAGCAGCTCGGTAATGGCGCAGGTATCCAGCAGCTCCAGCGCCTGATCGGTGAGCTTACGCAGCGTCGCCTGCTTGATGCCTTCGGTCGTCGGGTAAACCGGGGTAAGCGTCTCCTGCATTTCCGGCGTGCTGAGATCGCCCTGCACGCGGTACTCCGGGTGGATCATCTCTGCGCCGTATTTCCCGCGTTTGGCTTCGCCATAGGCCAGCACCCTGCGGCCCGTCGCCAGGCTGTTTTTCATCGCCGCGCTGAAGTTGAAAAAACGCATGGTGAGAATGCCGGTGCCGTCGCTGATCTGGCAGGTCATCATCCGGCGTCCGCCGAAGGTGATGTTGCAGTTCAGGACTTCGCCTTCAACGGTGGCGTAAATGGCGGGAAGGAGATCGCCAATCTTGTAGAGCTGAGTGCGGTCTTCGTAACGCAGGGGGAGGTGAAGCAGGAGATCCTGCACGGTGTGCAGGCCAATTTTTGCCAGCTTATTGCTTTGCGCCGCGCCCACGCCTGTCAGGCTGTTAAGCGGGATGGCATCCAGCAGGCGGCCTTTCATCGCTTACCCGGCGTACTGCATGGTGGCCCACCACTCGGCATCGGCTTCAATTTCGCCCTGCGCGTTGACGTGGGGGTAAGGCAATTTTTTCTGCTTCGCAACGCGAGCCAGCACCGGATAACCACCTTCAAACAGCAGGCGCTGCTGTTCATCTTCCGGCAGCATGCTGTTGCTGCGCTCGTACATCCCGGCGTTCTGACGCTGACGCTGCGCTTCATACAGAATGAGTGCGGACGCCACGGAGACGTTCAAAGACTGCACCATGCCGATCATCGGAATGATAATTTCACGATCCGCCAGATCCAGCGCTTCCTGGGTGATCCCGGTTTTCTCCTGACCCATCAAAATGCAGGTTGGGCGGGTGTAGTCGATCTCGCGGAAATCTACGGCTTTAGCGGACAGGTTAGTGGCAAGGATCTGCATCCCGCGCCCTTTCAGGTGCGATACGGCTTCGCCAATGGTGTGATGATTTTTGACAGACACCCAGCTGTTGCTGCCTGCCGCCGCCGAGACCGTATTGCGCATACGGCCATCCGGCCAGACGGCGTGCACTTCATGCACACCGACGGCATCTGCGGTACGAACGATAGCAGAGACGTTATGAGGTTTGTGCACCTGCTCCATGCAGACCGTCAGGTCAGGCTGACGCCTGGCGAGCATTTCGCAGATACGTGCATAACGTTGTGAATTCATAAACCTAGTTTCGGTTTCGGGTGACTTTAATCACGTCCGGCATGACGCGGATCTTGCGCATAATATTCGCCAGATGCACGCGGTCGCGGGCGGTCAGACGAATAAAGGCGCTGTACACGCGGCCATCTTTTTCTTCCGTATTCAGGCTTTGAATGTTGGAAGAAGCCGTGTTGATCGCTGCCGTCAGGTTCGCCAGGGCACCCTGATGGTTGAACATATCCACCTTAATTTCGGTGATAAATTCCTGCGCCGTCTCTTTATCCCACTCGACCGCCATAAACTTCTCGGCCTCTTTCTGGTAGCCGCGAATGTTACGACAGGATTCGTGGTGGATAACCAGCCCTTTGCCCGGGCTGACGTGCGCAATAATCGGGTCGCCAGGTATTGGACGGCAACATTTTGCGAAGGTGATCAGCACCCCATCCGCGCCTTTAATCGGCAGGTGTCCGTGGCTTTGCGTGGTTGCAGGCACCGCTGTCGTGTCGCCTTGCTGCAGGTTCTTCGCCACCACCACGCTCATGGCGTTGCCGAGGCCAATCTCTGCCAGCAGGTCATCAAGCGACGCGAGCTTCATGCGCTCCAGCTCGCGCTGGACGTTCTCCTGCGGAATTTCAGCCAGCTTACGGCTGCCGCCCAACGCGTGGTTGAGCAGACGACGCCCCAGGCTGACGGAATCATCACGCTTGAGGTTTTTCAGCAGCTGGCGAATTTTGGCGCGTGCTTTGGAGCTCACGACAAAGTTCAGCCAGGCCGCGTTCGGACGTGCGCCCGGCGCGGTAATAATTTCTACCGTCTGGCCGCTGGAGAGCGGCTGAGAGAGCGGATAAGGCTGTCTGTCGACGCGCGCGCCTACGCAGGCATGCCCGATATCGGTGTGCACGGCGTAAGCGAAGTCGACCGGAGTTGCACCCGCAGGCAGTTCGACAATGCGGCCTTCTGGGGTGAAAACGTAAATCTCATCCGGGAAGAGATCGGATTTAACGCTCTCGATAAATTCAAACGAGCTACCCGCACTCTGCTGAAGCTCCAGCAGGCTCTGCATCCAGCGCTGGGCGCGGATTTGTGCGGTCGTGCTGCTTTCGCCACCGTGCTCTTTATACGCCCAGTGTGCGGCAACACCCATCTCTGCCATCTGGTCCATGTCTTCGGTGCG is a window of Enterobacter cloacae complex sp. ECNIH7 DNA encoding:
- the recG gene encoding ATP-dependent DNA helicase RecG translates to MKGRLLDAIPLNSLTGVGAAQSNKLAKIGLHTVQDLLLHLPLRYEDRTQLYKIGDLLPAIYATVEGEVLNCNITFGGRRMMTCQISDGTGILTMRFFNFSAAMKNSLATGRRVLAYGEAKRGKYGAEMIHPEYRVQGDLSTPEMQETLTPVYPTTEGIKQATLRKLTDQALELLDTCAITELLPPELAQGMMSLPEALRTLHRPPPTLQLSDLESGKHPAQQRLILEELLAHNLSMLALRAGAQRFHAQPLSPRDELKDKLLASLPFKPTGAQARVTAEIERDMALDVPMMRLVQGDVGSGKTLVAALAALRAIAHGKQVALMAPTELLAEQHANNFRAWFAPLGIEVGWLAGKQKGKARLAQQEAIASGQVQMIVGTHAIFQEQVQFNGLALVIIDEQHRFGVHQRLALWEKGLQQGFHPHQLIMTATPIPRTLAMTAYADLDTSTIDELPPGRTPVTTVAIPDTRRSDIIDRVRNACTQEGRQAYWVCTLIEESELLEAQAAEATWEELKLALPELNVGLVHGRMKPAEKQAVMQSFKQGDLHLLIATTVIEVGVDVPNSSLMIIENPERLGLAQLHQLRGRVGRGAVASHCVLLYKAPLSKTAQMRLQVLRDSNDGFVIAQKDLEIRGPGELLGTRQTGNAEFKVADLLRDQAMIPEVQRLARHIHERYPEQAAALIERWMPETERYSNA
- the trmH gene encoding tRNA (guanosine(18)-2'-O)-methyltransferase TrmH, giving the protein MNSQRYARICEMLARRQPDLTVCMEQVHKPHNVSAIVRTADAVGVHEVHAVWPDGRMRNTVSAAAGSNSWVSVKNHHTIGEAVSHLKGRGMQILATNLSAKAVDFREIDYTRPTCILMGQEKTGITQEALDLADREIIIPMIGMVQSLNVSVASALILYEAQRQRQNAGMYERSNSMLPEDEQQRLLFEGGYPVLARVAKQKKLPYPHVNAQGEIEADAEWWATMQYAG
- the spoT gene encoding bifunctional GTP diphosphokinase/guanosine-3',5'-bis pyrophosphate 3'-pyrophosphohydrolase, which produces MYLFESLNQLIQTYLPEDQIKRLQQAYLVARDAHEGQTRSSGEPYITHPVAVACILAEMKLDYETLMAALLHDVIEDTPATYQDMEQLFGKSVAELVEGVSKLDKLNFRDKKEAQAENFRKMIMAMVQDIRVILIKLADRTHNMRTLGSLRPDKRRRIARETLEIYSPLAHRLGIHHIKTELEELGFEALYPNRYRVIKEVVKAARGNRKEMIQKILSEIEGRLQEAGIPCRVSGREKHLYSIYCKMVLKEQRFHSIMDIYAFRVIVHDSDTCYRVLGQMHSLYKPRPGRMKDYIAIPKANGYQSLHTSMIGPHGVPVEVQIRTEDMDQMAEMGVAAHWAYKEHGGESSTTAQIRAQRWMQSLLELQQSAGSSFEFIESVKSDLFPDEIYVFTPEGRIVELPAGATPVDFAYAVHTDIGHACVGARVDRQPYPLSQPLSSGQTVEIITAPGARPNAAWLNFVVSSKARAKIRQLLKNLKRDDSVSLGRRLLNHALGGSRKLAEIPQENVQRELERMKLASLDDLLAEIGLGNAMSVVVAKNLQQGDTTAVPATTQSHGHLPIKGADGVLITFAKCCRPIPGDPIIAHVSPGKGLVIHHESCRNIRGYQKEAEKFMAVEWDKETAQEFITEIKVDMFNHQGALANLTAAINTASSNIQSLNTEEKDGRVYSAFIRLTARDRVHLANIMRKIRVMPDVIKVTRNRN